The following proteins are co-located in the Periplaneta americana isolate PAMFEO1 chromosome 12, P.americana_PAMFEO1_priV1, whole genome shotgun sequence genome:
- the LOC138710084 gene encoding RUN domain-containing protein 1-like translates to MANSGIDTKLKNFHGSCTLTFTSDSEIKTCNVSVHTETRSCEEMRSFAVESTPKRSASHHDVNKFECNERKFPSVLMSDPDITKTGKIQELEEKHEVLSCALFALTTHCAQVQFRLRQIVNAPQTEKETLLRNLEEFAFKGIPEFNNDIISGTIASSSMFQLRKLEERILNELHNQGNLIAQLKEELKIVLSKTDGLGSAEGIEKPKLNDSFVDPDSYHYDFNDFDHIYNQLNIDVILEQLRVHIFDLKCFVKLLHGIRSSKDYTSVINTNSENVVTLKEKQSQAHSLKDTMTNIISKVSNIIGMLFLNNLDNKFIVITKDNHWGVLRANLEVAVSDVIETLSNCDEGYVTDEYRVQSLTSVTKHQLAKCIRDLLQHGLVYKKHKFIRANCQPNRGPHAWELLLTFYQRKKGNLYNSRPANRLSQSFDLDIEDARPITPKEELLQIIGLVKMNFPSQKSFDSQFKIFIFAALNCKRLVVWLRTILSCRKIVEKFYLPWSYVAMTRFEDSLESLDRLSKFEFDLPVNLSVRRRIEIIKNAI, encoded by the coding sequence ATGGCAAATTCTGGCATCGACACGAAACTAAAGAATTTTCACGGCAGTTGTACTTTAACCTTCACTTCAGATAGTGAAATAAAAACGTGTAATGTTAGTGTACACACCGAAACGAGGAGTTGTGAGGAAATGCGAAGTTTCGCTGTGGAATCAACACCTAAGAGAAGTGCTTCCCATCACGATGTTAATAAATTTGAGTGCAACGAACGAAAATTCCCATCAGTTTTAATGTCTGATCCTGATATTACTAAGACTGGGAAAATACAAGAACTGGAGGAAAAACATGAAGTGCTTAGTTGTGCTCTTTTTGCCCTAACAACTCACTGTGCGCAAGTGCAATTCCGTCTCAGACAAATTGTGAACGCCCCTCAAACCGAGAAGGAAACCCTACTTAGGAATTTGGAAGAATTTGCATTTAAAGGAATTCCAGAATTTAACAACGATATAATAAGTGGCACTATTGCATCGTCATCAATGTTTCAACTCCGAAAGTTGGAGGAAAGAATTTTGAATGAGTTACATAATCAAGGGAATCTGATAGCACAGTTAAAAGAAGAACTAAAAATTGTTCTAAGCAAGACAGACGGGCTGGGATCTGCGGAAGGAATCGAGAAACCAAAATTAAATGACAGTTTTGTAGATCCTGATTCTTATCATTacgattttaatgattttgatCATATCTATAATCAGTTAAACATTGATGTAATATTGGAACAGTTGAGAGTGCACATATTCGatttgaaatgttttgtaaaACTCTTACATGGCATTAGATCTTCAAAAGATTACACTTCAGTCATTAATACGAATTCTGAAAACGTAGTTACTTTAAAAGAAAAGCAAAGTCAGGCACATTCTCTCAAAGATACTATGACCAACATCATAAGCAAAGTTTCTAATATAATTGGAATGCTGTTCTTAAACAATTTAGATAATAAGTTTATTGTCATCACCAAAGACAACCACTGGGGAGTATTAAGAGCTAATCTTGAAGTTGCTGTAAGTGACGTAATAGAGACTCTTTCAAACTGTGACGAGGGTTATGTAACGGACGAGTACAGAGTTCAATCGCTTACATCTGTAACAAAGCACCAGTTAGCAAAATGCATTAGAGACCTCTTGCAGCACGGCTTGGTATATAAAAAGCACAAATTCATAAGGGCAAACTGTCAACCAAACAGAGGACCACATGCATGGGAGTTGCTACTAACATTCTACCAAAGGAAGAAAGGCAATCTTTATAACTCTAGACCTGCGAACAGATTGTCTCAGAGTTTCGATTTGGATATAGAGGATGCAAGACCCATCACTCCGAAGGAAGAATTATTGCAAATAATTGGACTTGTCAAGATGAATTTTCCATCTCAGAAAAGTTTCGACTCACAATTTAAGATCTTTATATTCGCTGCTCTTAATTGTAAAAGGCTCGTGGTGTGGCTTCGAACTATATTGAGTTGTCGTAAGATCGTCGAGAAATTTTATCTGCCATGGAGTTACGTGGCAATGACGAGGTTTGAGGACAGTTTGGAAAGCTTAGATAGACTGTCGAAGTTTGAATTTGATCTACCTGTAAATCTATCTGTACGTCGTCgcatagaaataataaaaaatgccaTTTAA